The following are from one region of the Polycladomyces subterraneus genome:
- the tilS gene encoding tRNA lysidine(34) synthetase TilS produces the protein MLLETLKTTVRNHQLLHQGDRVLVGVSGGPDSLALLHALHRLAPEFGWQVYAVHVDHQLRGKASAEDAEFVEQICVAWGIPCRVSRVDVAGHLRLYGGNKQDVARRLRYQAYRQAADQWDVDALALAHHADDQVETLLMRLLRGTGVSGLAGMPYIRSWEGRRLIRPLLDVYRKEIEKYCEDHALSPRLDESNRSDVYTRNRIRLKLIPELQQYNPRVKEALLQLSRVVGEEEDWWRQQVDRAWRRVVRKKGKNEIVLDRNRLLDLHVALQRRVIKLILNCLLGEEANEATMDTVEQIRHLAAHPEPSARIDLPGRFRAERQYDLLLIAVGDDAPVEPLAPVRLHIPGETMIPDLGGRFVCRVTTERLDAEHLRGIWAVFDADALTFPLWVRTRRPGDRIRPIGLNGTTKVKDLLISAKIPRRERDRLPVVLHGETIVWIPGVRRSDWAPVTANTRHFLYLEWLTDGMPERLPHQQHT, from the coding sequence ATGTTGTTGGAAACACTAAAAACAACGGTCCGAAATCACCAACTACTCCACCAAGGGGATCGTGTGCTGGTCGGTGTGTCGGGCGGGCCGGATTCGCTCGCATTGTTACATGCACTTCATCGGTTGGCACCGGAGTTTGGGTGGCAGGTATACGCCGTGCACGTGGATCATCAGCTCCGGGGAAAAGCTAGCGCCGAGGATGCCGAATTTGTTGAGCAAATTTGCGTGGCGTGGGGAATCCCGTGCCGGGTGAGTCGGGTGGATGTGGCAGGGCATTTGCGCCTGTATGGCGGCAATAAACAGGACGTGGCGCGGCGGTTGCGATATCAGGCGTATCGGCAGGCGGCTGATCAGTGGGATGTGGATGCGTTGGCTCTGGCACATCACGCCGACGACCAGGTGGAGACCCTTTTGATGCGTTTGTTGAGGGGAACCGGTGTCAGTGGATTGGCCGGTATGCCGTATATCCGCTCATGGGAAGGGAGACGATTGATCCGGCCGCTGCTTGACGTGTATCGGAAGGAGATTGAAAAGTATTGTGAAGATCACGCTTTATCTCCCCGTCTGGACGAAAGCAATCGTTCCGACGTATACACCCGCAACCGCATCCGTTTGAAACTCATTCCCGAGCTCCAGCAGTATAACCCACGCGTGAAGGAAGCGTTGCTCCAACTGTCCCGTGTGGTGGGAGAAGAGGAAGACTGGTGGCGCCAACAGGTGGATCGGGCTTGGAGACGGGTTGTGAGGAAAAAAGGAAAAAATGAAATCGTTTTGGATCGAAACCGTTTGTTGGATCTTCACGTTGCTTTACAAAGGAGGGTGATTAAACTAATATTAAATTGTCTTCTGGGAGAAGAAGCAAACGAGGCAACGATGGATACAGTGGAACAGATTCGTCATCTGGCGGCCCATCCCGAACCGTCGGCACGGATCGACCTGCCCGGCCGTTTCCGGGCGGAACGTCAATACGACCTGCTCCTGATCGCGGTTGGGGATGATGCGCCGGTCGAACCGTTGGCACCTGTACGACTCCATATTCCGGGTGAAACAATGATCCCCGATCTGGGCGGACGGTTTGTCTGCCGTGTGACGACCGAACGCCTCGATGCTGAACATCTACGCGGAATTTGGGCAGTATTTGATGCGGATGCGCTTACATTTCCGCTTTGGGTTCGCACACGCAGACCCGGCGATCGCATCCGACCGATCGGATTGAACGGCACGACCAAAGTGAAGGACCTGTTGATTTCCGCCAAAATTCCGCGGAGAGAGCGTGACCGCCTGCCCGTGGTACTGCACGGGGAGACGATCGTTTGGATTCCGGGCGTTCGCCGTTCGGATTGGGCACCGGTGACTGCCAATACCCGTCATTTTTTGTATCTGGAATGGTTGACGGACGGAATGCCCGAACGGTTGCCTCATCAGCAGCATACATAG
- the hpt gene encoding hypoxanthine phosphoribosyltransferase, with protein sequence MHEDIQEILYTEEQIKTKVKELGCRLSEDYKDLNPLCICVLKGAAPFMTDLVRSMDIPLEMDFMAVSSYGASTKSSGVVRIIKDLDASVEGRHVIIVEDIIDSGLTLSHLIDLLRHRNAASIKVVTLLDKPGRRTVDLKPDYCGFTIPDAFVVGYGLDYAEKYRNLPYIGILKEQVYQQQ encoded by the coding sequence ATGCACGAGGATATTCAAGAGATCTTGTATACCGAAGAACAGATCAAAACAAAAGTGAAAGAATTGGGATGTCGCCTGTCCGAGGACTACAAGGATCTGAATCCGCTTTGTATCTGTGTGCTCAAGGGTGCGGCCCCGTTTATGACCGATCTGGTCCGCAGCATGGACATTCCGCTGGAGATGGACTTTATGGCGGTCTCCAGCTACGGCGCATCGACGAAATCGTCAGGCGTGGTTCGCATCATCAAGGATTTGGACGCTTCCGTTGAAGGACGGCACGTCATCATTGTGGAAGACATTATCGACAGCGGATTAACCTTGAGTCATCTGATCGATTTGTTGCGTCATCGCAACGCCGCCTCGATCAAGGTGGTCACCCTGCTCGACAAACCGGGGCGCAGAACGGTGGATTTGAAACCCGATTATTGCGGGTTCACGATTCCCGACGCCTTTGTGGTGGGATACGGCCTGGACTATGCAGAGAAATATCGGAATCTGCCGTATATCGGGATTCTGAAGGAACAGGTGTATCAGCAACAGTAA
- the ftsH gene encoding ATP-dependent zinc metalloprotease FtsH, protein MKNVFRIPGLYIILILVVVGIVNIIANQGTDTVTLTYDQYRAKLAAGQIENVTVQPEGNTTYHIEGKLKGKPGKTFVVEAPMLNGSTVVQDLVKYKVRHSYEKAKSDSVWLTFFTSIIPFVIILLLFFFLLNQAQGGGSRVMNFGKSRAKLYNEEKKKVTFNDVAGADEEKAELVEIVEFLKDPRKFAAVGARIPKGVLLVGPPGTGKTLLARAVAGEAGVPFFSISGSDFVEMFVGVGASRVRDLFEQAKKNHPCIIFIDEIDAVGRQRGAGLGGGHDEREQTLNQLLVEMDGFGANEGIIIMAATNRPDILDPALLRPGRFDRQITVNRPDVKGREEILKVHARNKPLANDVNLEVIAQRTTGFTGADLENLLNEAALLAARRNKKTISMEEIDEAIDRVIAGPQKKSRVISEKEKKTIAYHEAGHTIVGYYLEHADTVHKVTVVPRGQAGGYVVMLPKEDRFLLTKNELLDKVTGLLAGRVAEEIVFGEISTGAHNDFEKATSIVRRMITEYGMSDKLAPMQFGRPQGHVFLGRDLGHEQNYSDAIAYEIDQEMQEMIRSCYERAKKLLLEKRKELELVAQTLLVKETLDADEIKQLLETGKLNDPEVNEKIRINIQGKEQAQADGKTASGEPTEPDDDRSVSESPSDEKPKDPED, encoded by the coding sequence ATGAAAAACGTCTTCCGGATTCCCGGATTATATATTATTCTCATCCTTGTCGTCGTCGGGATTGTGAACATTATCGCAAACCAAGGAACCGACACCGTAACGCTTACGTACGATCAATACCGAGCCAAACTGGCAGCGGGCCAGATCGAGAACGTAACCGTTCAACCGGAAGGAAATACGACCTACCATATCGAAGGGAAGCTGAAAGGGAAGCCGGGTAAAACGTTCGTTGTCGAGGCGCCGATGCTGAACGGCAGCACCGTCGTGCAAGACTTGGTGAAGTACAAAGTTCGGCACTCCTATGAAAAGGCGAAAAGCGACTCTGTCTGGCTGACCTTTTTTACGTCCATCATTCCTTTCGTGATTATTTTGCTGCTCTTTTTCTTTTTGTTGAACCAAGCGCAGGGCGGCGGCAGTCGGGTAATGAACTTCGGCAAAAGCCGCGCCAAGCTATATAACGAGGAGAAGAAAAAAGTCACGTTTAACGATGTAGCGGGCGCGGACGAAGAAAAAGCGGAATTGGTGGAAATCGTCGAGTTTCTCAAAGACCCGAGGAAATTTGCGGCTGTAGGTGCACGCATTCCCAAGGGCGTATTGCTCGTGGGGCCGCCCGGAACCGGGAAAACGCTGTTGGCTCGTGCTGTTGCAGGGGAAGCAGGTGTGCCGTTTTTCAGTATCAGCGGTTCTGACTTTGTGGAGATGTTTGTCGGTGTGGGGGCCTCCCGTGTTCGGGATTTGTTTGAGCAGGCCAAGAAAAACCACCCGTGTATCATCTTTATCGATGAGATCGATGCTGTCGGTCGCCAGCGGGGGGCCGGATTGGGTGGTGGCCATGACGAGCGTGAGCAAACCCTGAACCAATTGCTCGTGGAGATGGATGGTTTCGGTGCCAACGAAGGCATCATCATCATGGCAGCGACCAACCGTCCGGACATCCTTGACCCCGCGTTGCTTCGTCCGGGTCGTTTTGACCGCCAGATCACGGTAAACCGACCCGACGTCAAAGGGCGTGAAGAGATTCTGAAGGTGCATGCCCGTAACAAACCGTTGGCCAATGATGTCAATTTGGAAGTAATTGCGCAGCGGACAACTGGATTCACGGGCGCTGATCTGGAGAACTTGTTGAACGAGGCAGCGCTGTTGGCGGCGCGGCGGAACAAGAAAACGATCAGCATGGAAGAGATCGACGAGGCGATCGATCGCGTGATCGCGGGACCGCAAAAGAAAAGCCGTGTCATCAGCGAAAAGGAGAAAAAGACGATCGCCTATCACGAAGCTGGTCACACGATCGTGGGGTACTACCTGGAGCACGCCGATACTGTGCACAAGGTGACAGTCGTTCCGCGTGGCCAAGCGGGCGGATATGTCGTCATGCTGCCTAAAGAAGATCGTTTCCTGCTCACCAAAAACGAGTTGCTGGATAAAGTGACCGGATTGTTGGCCGGCCGCGTCGCTGAGGAGATCGTGTTCGGGGAAATCAGCACCGGTGCGCACAACGACTTTGAGAAGGCCACCTCGATCGTGCGCCGGATGATTACGGAGTACGGCATGAGCGACAAGCTGGCGCCGATGCAGTTTGGCCGTCCGCAGGGACACGTCTTCCTGGGACGCGATCTGGGTCACGAACAAAACTACTCCGATGCGATCGCGTACGAAATCGACCAGGAGATGCAGGAAATGATTCGCAGCTGCTACGAGCGGGCGAAAAAGCTGTTGCTGGAAAAACGCAAGGAGTTGGAGCTCGTAGCGCAGACCCTGCTGGTCAAAGAGACGTTGGATGCCGATGAGATCAAACAGTTGCTGGAAACCGGCAAACTGAATGATCCGGAAGTGAATGAGAAAATCCGGATCAACATCCAGGGCAAAGAGCAGGCACAAGCGGATGGAAAAACGGCATCCGGGGAACCGACTGAACCGGACGACGACCGATCCGTATCGGAATCGCCTTCTGACGAAAAACCGAAGGATCCGGAAGATTGA
- a CDS encoding polysaccharide pyruvyl transferase family protein has product MQILLHGYYGAGNLGDDAILESIIDSFALKFPKASFTVVSKGLCPAYRGPRHVKTVRIDSYAAVKNAVQQASFVVLGGGGILQDYNGWEPHYNFGSKARGVNYYGQVVDLAKKLGKPVYFYGIGAGPFFSQHAKQYALRLLAVAKRATVRDADSLKMVRSVGNIRLTADPALNLKHEPPKTALKYLRSEGVPVHKTLVGISMRPWKFKGGDRKALIEAMAKVASGIVRNSKAHLVLLPFSRNGDAAVLNELAQRLPAGSYTMMRKHYPPKAMKGICGRLSLMIGMRLHSLILSAAMGVPVIGISYDPKVALFFRSVRMSPYCHPLHRLPAPKMTRQALQLMKSQQSWRRNYRSHVLRLKIREKQNIPFLFQEV; this is encoded by the coding sequence ATGCAAATTTTGCTTCACGGCTATTATGGTGCCGGCAATCTAGGGGATGACGCCATATTGGAATCGATCATTGATAGCTTCGCCCTGAAGTTCCCGAAAGCTTCCTTTACCGTTGTTTCCAAAGGGCTTTGCCCGGCATACAGGGGACCCCGCCATGTGAAAACGGTCCGCATCGATTCCTACGCTGCCGTCAAAAACGCAGTTCAGCAAGCCAGCTTTGTCGTTCTAGGGGGCGGAGGGATCCTACAGGATTATAACGGTTGGGAGCCTCACTACAACTTCGGAAGTAAAGCGAGAGGAGTGAATTATTACGGTCAGGTGGTCGATTTGGCGAAGAAGTTAGGTAAGCCGGTCTATTTCTACGGGATCGGTGCAGGTCCTTTTTTCTCCCAACATGCGAAGCAGTATGCCCTCCGTTTGCTGGCCGTAGCCAAAAGAGCTACGGTACGGGATGCCGATTCGCTGAAAATGGTCCGTTCCGTAGGAAACATCAGGCTAACCGCGGATCCGGCCTTAAATTTGAAGCACGAACCGCCTAAAACAGCCCTGAAGTATCTGCGTAGCGAAGGAGTGCCCGTACACAAGACATTGGTCGGAATCTCCATGCGACCCTGGAAATTCAAAGGGGGGGATCGGAAAGCATTAATCGAGGCAATGGCGAAGGTCGCTTCCGGCATCGTCCGCAACAGCAAGGCCCACCTGGTCCTCCTCCCTTTCAGCCGTAATGGTGACGCCGCTGTCTTGAATGAACTCGCCCAACGCCTGCCGGCCGGCAGTTATACGATGATGAGGAAACATTATCCCCCTAAAGCGATGAAAGGGATCTGCGGCCGGCTTTCCCTGATGATCGGTATGCGTCTGCACTCTCTGATCCTGTCCGCTGCCATGGGAGTGCCGGTCATAGGGATCTCTTACGATCCCAAGGTGGCATTGTTTTTTAGATCGGTCCGCATGTCCCCATACTGCCACCCACTTCACCGTCTTCCTGCCCCGAAAATGACCCGACAAGCCCTGCAACTGATGAAATCGCAGCAATCCTGGCGGAGGAATTACCGTAGCCATGTGTTGCGTCTCAAAATCAGGGAAAAACAAAATATCCCATTTCTGTTTCAGGAGGTATAA
- a CDS encoding CgeB family protein, which yields MRIAHFGRYAQGETDIVRSMFLSLKKSGHVVQEWNLGAHPEWVYNPHRRLGGNGPVYIRLSRIRSRLMRFRPHLIICNAGGYTFSKKDFLWLKKRGIPVLGITLSDPDVFPTVSRYSRHFTWHATNSLLAYRRYKQRGHRNVYYFPFGIDERFFRQRPVHARFKSDVAVIAHGRRDRYPLARKLVKNFDTKLYGNSWPFPKNSPGPVRGEDWFRAAYSAKMLINFPRTVKGYTNVKVGIFEATATGRLVFTQYFPEIGRFFRYNKEIVGYSSPEDLINKIRYYLDHPKEAKKIARAGRDRCWREHTWTRRFQKLFREIRIYHRLSRRR from the coding sequence ATGAGAATCGCCCATTTCGGACGTTACGCCCAAGGAGAAACCGACATCGTCCGCAGCATGTTTCTTTCCCTTAAAAAATCGGGACACGTCGTCCAAGAATGGAATCTGGGGGCCCACCCCGAATGGGTATACAACCCGCACAGACGTTTGGGCGGAAACGGACCCGTCTATATCCGTCTGAGCCGGATCAGAAGTAGGCTGATGCGGTTTCGTCCCCATCTGATCATCTGTAATGCAGGCGGCTACACCTTTTCTAAAAAGGATTTCCTGTGGCTGAAGAAAAGGGGGATCCCGGTCTTGGGGATCACGCTGAGCGACCCCGATGTATTCCCGACGGTATCCCGTTATTCCCGCCATTTCACCTGGCACGCCACCAATTCGTTGCTCGCCTATCGGAGGTATAAGCAGCGGGGTCATCGGAACGTCTATTATTTTCCCTTTGGCATCGATGAACGGTTCTTTCGGCAAAGGCCGGTCCATGCCCGTTTCAAATCCGATGTCGCGGTGATCGCCCACGGCCGGCGGGACCGGTACCCCTTGGCCCGGAAGCTGGTGAAAAACTTCGACACCAAATTGTACGGCAATTCCTGGCCCTTCCCCAAAAACAGCCCCGGACCGGTCCGCGGCGAGGATTGGTTCAGAGCGGCCTATTCGGCGAAGATGCTGATCAACTTCCCGCGCACGGTCAAAGGTTATACCAACGTCAAGGTCGGCATATTTGAAGCCACAGCCACGGGAAGATTGGTATTCACCCAATACTTTCCAGAGATTGGGAGGTTTTTCCGGTACAACAAGGAGATTGTGGGGTATTCCTCGCCGGAAGACCTGATAAACAAGATCCGGTATTACCTGGACCACCCGAAGGAAGCTAAAAAAATCGCCCGCGCCGGCAGGGACCGCTGCTGGAGAGAGCACACCTGGACCCGGCGTTTTCAAAAGCTGTTCCGGGAGATCAGGATCTATCACCGCCTTTCAAGGCGGCGATAA
- a CDS encoding glycosyl transferase family 1 — protein MAFIICPRIPFAWSFMKQRPQQLMTQFGKLGHKVFVIQKSNIGKKYMEVSKNVTLVSDHGHFITKRIPLLKKRDKIIVWTHIPRIWHTLQNYQPDGIVFDCIDEFTKHLIFEHRMVGLSKHVVCTAKPIYDRLKEQYPNKPVSLIRNGADLSFFSKIKHKRPVDLPKGPIVGYIGSWAKWIDFPLMDSLCKKYPNVNFVVIGAKLPLRSPAIPNIRRGNLHLLGHKQHHELLSYIQHFDVAIIPFLYNQITLATNPVKAYEYLAGGARVLSTALPECIAMEPYIQTATTHSDFINKLGIMLKQKDSLESKQARINFAARNTWEVRARKANIIIEEIARRA, from the coding sequence ATGGCATTCATCATTTGCCCGCGGATTCCATTCGCTTGGAGTTTTATGAAACAGCGCCCACAACAACTGATGACACAATTCGGCAAACTGGGCCACAAAGTCTTTGTTATACAGAAGTCGAATATAGGAAAAAAATACATGGAAGTAAGCAAAAATGTTACTTTGGTTTCTGATCACGGTCACTTCATAACCAAACGAATTCCCCTTTTAAAGAAAAGAGACAAAATAATTGTTTGGACCCATATCCCACGTATTTGGCATACTTTGCAGAATTATCAACCTGATGGCATCGTCTTCGATTGCATTGATGAATTTACAAAGCATCTCATCTTTGAGCATCGCATGGTTGGTTTATCAAAGCATGTGGTTTGTACAGCAAAGCCCATTTATGATCGTCTGAAGGAACAGTATCCGAATAAACCCGTATCTCTGATTCGTAATGGCGCCGATCTCAGTTTCTTCAGCAAGATAAAACACAAACGACCAGTAGATCTGCCGAAAGGCCCGATTGTCGGGTATATAGGCTCTTGGGCAAAATGGATCGATTTTCCTTTGATGGATTCTCTATGCAAAAAGTATCCAAATGTAAATTTTGTGGTTATAGGTGCAAAGTTACCGTTGCGCTCCCCTGCAATTCCAAATATCCGCAGAGGCAATTTGCATTTACTGGGACATAAACAGCACCATGAGCTTTTAAGTTATATCCAACACTTTGACGTTGCTATTATTCCTTTCCTTTATAATCAAATCACTTTAGCGACAAATCCTGTAAAAGCCTATGAATACTTGGCTGGGGGTGCAAGAGTGTTATCCACGGCACTGCCGGAATGTATTGCTATGGAACCATACATCCAAACCGCAACAACACACTCTGATTTTATCAATAAATTGGGAATCATGCTGAAACAAAAAGATTCACTGGAGTCAAAACAGGCCCGGATCAATTTCGCCGCAAGGAATACTTGGGAAGTTCGCGCTCGAAAAGCAAATATTATTATAGAGGAAATCGCACGTCGAGCCTGA
- the wecB gene encoding non-hydrolyzing UDP-N-acetylglucosamine 2-epimerase, giving the protein MRQERIKIMSIFGTRPEAVKMAPLILEMQKNPLIQSIVTVSAQHREMLDKILNTFGIVPDFDLDIMKNNQTLPYVTKEIMSRLEPILIQVKPDLVLIHGDTTTALISALIAFYNKIPIGHVEAGLRTRNKYSPFPEELNRRLIGVIADLHFAPTAQAAENLLSENIHPHAIFVTGNTVIDALKTTVRPSFRHEILDKIGNHRLILLTTHRRENIGNPMRNIFRAIKRIVNENDHVQVVYPVHPNPAVMEAAHHELGNNSRIHLIHPLNVEDFHNIAARSYLILTDSGGIQEEAPSLGIPVLVLRDTTERPEGVKAGTLKVAGTSEESVYESIKELLNNRQLYDRMANAPNPYGDGTASQKIIRHIIEYFKGENRP; this is encoded by the coding sequence ATGAGGCAAGAACGTATTAAAATCATGTCTATCTTCGGCACCCGACCGGAAGCAGTCAAAATGGCTCCGCTTATTTTGGAAATGCAAAAGAACCCTTTGATCCAGTCCATTGTAACTGTTTCGGCACAACATCGTGAGATGCTGGATAAGATATTGAATACTTTTGGGATAGTACCTGATTTTGATCTGGATATAATGAAAAACAATCAGACATTGCCCTACGTTACCAAGGAAATTATGAGTCGGTTAGAGCCAATATTGATACAAGTGAAACCGGATCTTGTATTGATTCATGGCGATACGACTACAGCCCTGATATCGGCACTCATCGCTTTTTACAATAAAATCCCTATCGGCCACGTTGAAGCAGGACTTCGGACGAGAAATAAATATTCCCCGTTTCCTGAAGAGTTGAACCGACGACTGATCGGGGTTATAGCGGACTTACACTTCGCACCCACCGCTCAAGCAGCGGAAAACCTTCTTTCAGAAAACATCCATCCTCATGCAATATTTGTCACGGGAAATACAGTGATAGATGCCCTAAAAACCACGGTTCGACCTTCATTTCGCCACGAAATTTTAGACAAAATAGGCAATCATCGATTAATCCTTCTCACTACACACAGACGTGAAAACATAGGCAATCCCATGCGCAATATTTTTCGTGCCATAAAGCGGATCGTAAACGAAAATGATCATGTCCAAGTCGTTTATCCAGTACATCCGAATCCAGCGGTTATGGAAGCCGCTCACCATGAGCTCGGAAACAACTCCCGCATTCACTTGATCCACCCTTTAAATGTGGAGGACTTCCACAATATAGCCGCGCGGTCTTATTTAATATTAACTGATTCGGGAGGAATTCAGGAAGAAGCACCTTCATTGGGGATCCCCGTTTTAGTGCTGCGTGATACGACGGAACGACCAGAAGGTGTCAAAGCCGGTACATTGAAAGTTGCTGGGACCAGTGAAGAATCTGTTTATGAATCCATTAAGGAATTGTTAAACAACAGGCAACTATATGATCGCATGGCAAATGCACCAAACCCCTACGGAGATGGGACGGCGTCACAGAAAATTATTCGCCACATCATCGAATACTTCAAAGGGGAAAATAGACCATAA